The Streptomyces sp. NBC_01353 genome contains a region encoding:
- a CDS encoding replication-associated recombination protein A yields the protein MEPDLFTAAAEERQEKDPSASPLAVRMRPRTLDEVLGQQHLLKPGSPLRRLVGEGGGGPAGASSVILWGPPGIGKTTLAYVVSKATNKRFVELSAITAGVKEVRAVIEGARRAAGGFGKETVLFLDEIHRFSKAQQDSLLPAVENRWVTLIAATTENPYFSIISPLLSRSLLLTLESLTDDDLRDLLKRALTEDRGLGGAVTLPEDAEAHLLRIAGGDARRALTALEAAAGSAIAKGEPEITLQTVEETVDRAAVKYDRDGDQHYDVASALIKSIRGSDVDAALHYLARMIEAGEDPRFIARRLMISASEDIGLADPTALPTAVAAAQAVAMIGFPEAALTLSHATIALALAPKSNAATTAIFAAQADVRNGLAGPVPAHLRDGHYKGAAKLGHAQGYVYPHDVPGGIAAQQYAPDEVHGKRYYEPTRYGAEARYADVVEKVRERLRGDG from the coding sequence GTGGAGCCCGACCTCTTTACCGCAGCCGCCGAAGAACGCCAGGAGAAGGACCCGTCCGCCAGCCCCCTGGCCGTACGGATGCGTCCGCGCACCCTGGACGAAGTCCTCGGCCAGCAGCATCTGCTCAAGCCGGGATCGCCCCTGCGGCGGCTGGTGGGGGAGGGCGGCGGAGGCCCGGCGGGGGCCTCGTCCGTGATCCTCTGGGGACCGCCCGGCATCGGGAAGACGACCCTCGCGTACGTCGTCTCCAAGGCGACCAACAAGCGCTTCGTGGAGCTCTCCGCGATCACCGCGGGCGTCAAGGAGGTCCGCGCCGTCATCGAGGGAGCCCGGCGGGCCGCCGGCGGCTTCGGCAAGGAGACCGTCCTCTTCCTCGACGAGATCCACCGCTTCTCCAAGGCCCAGCAGGACTCGCTCCTCCCGGCGGTGGAGAACCGCTGGGTGACGCTGATCGCGGCGACGACGGAGAACCCGTACTTCTCGATCATCTCCCCGCTGCTCTCCCGCTCCCTGCTGCTCACGCTGGAGTCGCTCACCGACGACGACCTGCGCGACCTGCTGAAGCGGGCCCTCACCGAGGACCGTGGGCTCGGCGGGGCGGTCACCCTGCCCGAGGACGCCGAGGCGCATCTGCTGCGGATCGCCGGCGGCGACGCGCGGCGCGCGCTGACCGCTCTGGAGGCGGCCGCGGGCTCGGCCATCGCCAAGGGCGAGCCGGAGATCACACTCCAGACGGTCGAGGAGACCGTCGACCGGGCGGCGGTGAAGTACGACCGGGACGGCGACCAGCACTACGACGTGGCCAGCGCGCTCATCAAGTCCATCCGGGGCTCGGACGTGGACGCGGCGCTGCACTATCTGGCCCGGATGATCGAGGCGGGGGAGGACCCCCGGTTCATCGCCCGCCGTCTGATGATCTCGGCGAGCGAGGACATCGGCCTGGCCGACCCGACGGCTCTGCCGACGGCGGTCGCGGCCGCGCAGGCGGTCGCCATGATCGGCTTCCCCGAGGCGGCGCTGACCCTGAGTCACGCCACGATCGCCCTGGCCCTGGCCCCGAAGTCGAACGCGGCGACGACCGCGATCTTCGCGGCCCAGGCGGACGTACGGAACGGTCTGGCGGGCCCGGTCCCCGCGCATCTGCGCGACGGCCACTACAAGGGCGCGGCCAAGCTGGGCCACGCCCAGGGGTACGTCTACCCGCACGACGTCCCGGGCGGCATCGCGGCCCAGCAGTACGCACCGGACGAGGTCCACGGCAAGCGCTACTACGAACCGACCCGCTACGGCGCGGAGGCGCGGTACGCGGACGTGGTGGAGAAGGTACGGGAGCGGCTGCGCGGCGACGGCTGA